In Syntrophomonas wolfei subsp. wolfei str. Goettingen G311, a single window of DNA contains:
- a CDS encoding ASKHA domain-containing protein translates to MAERTKITLKSPDRPPMEFWTLAGKNLWDSIMTSGMVSPGACGGKGNCGQCKVKLEGEIDEISDSERQYLLPEELRTGTRLACFCRVKGPLTVYLDPLALAIQDQAWLKSDSPPVAFSAPVKNRQVLIPGMEKDSPVPLLTRLARALPGLKLELTVDNLNQLAQIDRIGRPALELQALVFKEQAVKYIGRKREKACGLALDIGSTSLFAVMLNLEDGQHLAISTKPNMQRVYGADILSRVLHCLENPDGLERLQQILLNNLSSMIEEMLEETGTSPEHIYYLVLVGNPVMLHFFLGLNPAGFAQAPYAGIFCDEFTYPAAGLGLPVNPEAEILLLPQVGGFVGADTVAAVLSLPDWRSSRFLLVDIGTNGEVVVGNRGKLWAASAAAGPAFEGGGISSGMIAGDGAIDKICLNPEGGLEYNLIGDSPARGLCGSAIIDIIASLRQGAYIDSNGIITELAGEKLRVRQGERGAEIILVEENESFRGAPVVFNQEDIRQVQLAKAALRTAIDVLMKEAGLEYKKLEKVYLAGAFGNYLNPHNAIDIGMIPPIKTETIRNIGNAAAAGAIAALLSPDKQREAREIKEQVHYVELALYPDFQSLYLNNLNFDPAAK, encoded by the coding sequence ATGGCGGAAAGGACAAAAATCACATTAAAAAGCCCTGACAGGCCGCCTATGGAGTTTTGGACCCTGGCAGGTAAAAACCTCTGGGATAGCATAATGACGAGCGGAATGGTCTCCCCAGGGGCCTGTGGCGGCAAAGGGAATTGCGGGCAGTGCAAGGTTAAGCTGGAAGGAGAGATTGATGAAATCAGCGATAGCGAACGGCAGTATCTCCTTCCGGAAGAATTAAGAACCGGCACCCGCTTGGCTTGTTTTTGCCGGGTTAAAGGGCCCTTAACGGTTTATCTGGATCCTCTGGCTCTGGCTATACAGGATCAAGCCTGGCTAAAGAGCGATTCTCCCCCGGTAGCTTTTTCCGCTCCGGTGAAGAATCGCCAGGTACTGATTCCAGGAATGGAGAAGGATTCTCCGGTTCCTCTCCTTACGCGCCTGGCGCGGGCCCTGCCCGGCTTAAAGTTGGAATTGACCGTTGACAATTTAAACCAGCTGGCACAAATCGACCGTATTGGGCGACCGGCCTTGGAACTACAAGCCCTGGTATTTAAGGAGCAGGCAGTAAAATATATCGGGCGTAAAAGAGAAAAAGCCTGTGGCCTGGCCCTGGATATAGGCAGCACCAGCCTTTTTGCCGTCATGTTAAATCTGGAGGACGGGCAGCATTTGGCCATTTCCACCAAACCCAACATGCAGAGGGTATACGGCGCTGACATACTATCCCGTGTGCTTCACTGTCTGGAAAATCCGGATGGTTTGGAGCGATTGCAACAGATATTGCTGAATAACCTCTCCAGTATGATTGAGGAAATGCTGGAAGAGACCGGAACTTCACCGGAGCATATATACTACCTGGTATTGGTGGGCAACCCGGTCATGTTGCACTTTTTTCTCGGGTTAAATCCGGCAGGATTTGCCCAGGCACCATATGCCGGTATTTTTTGTGACGAATTCACTTATCCGGCAGCCGGTCTGGGGCTTCCGGTAAACCCGGAGGCGGAAATCCTGCTCCTTCCTCAAGTGGGGGGCTTTGTGGGCGCAGATACCGTGGCTGCTGTCTTAAGCCTGCCCGACTGGCGGAGCAGTCGTTTTTTGCTGGTCGATATCGGTACCAACGGTGAAGTTGTAGTGGGAAACCGGGGTAAACTATGGGCGGCTTCAGCTGCTGCCGGTCCTGCCTTTGAAGGTGGTGGAATAAGCAGTGGAATGATTGCTGGAGATGGCGCCATCGACAAGATATGCCTTAACCCAGAAGGGGGCCTGGAATACAATCTTATTGGCGATAGCCCGGCCCGGGGGCTATGTGGTTCAGCTATTATTGATATAATAGCCAGCCTGCGCCAGGGAGCTTACATAGATAGTAACGGAATAATCACTGAGCTGGCTGGGGAGAAACTGAGAGTGCGCCAGGGGGAAAGGGGAGCAGAAATAATCCTGGTAGAAGAAAACGAATCCTTCCGAGGAGCTCCGGTAGTTTTCAACCAGGAGGATATAAGGCAGGTGCAGCTGGCCAAGGCAGCCTTAAGGACAGCTATTGATGTATTGATGAAAGAGGCGGGATTAGAGTATAAGAAGCTGGAAAAGGTTTACCTGGCCGGGGCTTTTGGCAATTACCTGAATCCCCATAATGCGATTGATATAGGCATGATTCCCCCGATAAAAACGGAGACAATAAGGAATATTGGTAATGCCGCCGCTGCCGGGGCTATTGCGGCATTATTATCCCCGGATAAACAGCGGGAAGCCCGCGAAATAAAGGAACAAGTGCATTATGTTGAACTCGCCCTATACCCCGATTTCCAGTCCCTCTATCTCAATAATTTGAATTTTGACCCTGCTGCCAAATAG